ACACCACCGTCGTTCGGTCGACGACCAAAGTCTTCCGGCTGTTTCTTCAGTCTGCTGTGCTCGCTTTGGGCGCTTACCTCGTAATTCTCCAGGAAATAACGCCAGGTGTTATGATTGCTGCATCGATCATCTCCGCGCGGGCCTTGGCTCCGATGGAGCAAGCCATCGGTCAGTGGCGCCCATTTCTTGGTGCGCGGCAAGCATTCCGCAGGCTGAACGCGTTTCTTGATGCTGTTGCGAAAGTGGACGAAGAACGCGTGCCGCTTCCCGCACCGAAGCAAAGCCTGACCGTTGCACAACTGGCTATCGCCGCACCCGGGGGACAAACACCTCTTGTACGTCATGCGGACTTCGGCATCGATGCGGGAGAAGTTTTGGGGGTCATCGGACCATCGGGCTCCGGCAAGTCAACCCTGGGGCGGGCACTTGTTGGCATATGGCCTCCAGTTCGAGGTTCCGTTCGACTGGATGGTGCCGAACTCGATCAATGGGACGCGGAGACGCGGGGTGCTTTCGTTGGCTACCTGCCGCAGGATGTGGATCTGTTCAGCGGCTCCGTCGCCGAAAACATCGCCCGGTTCGAAGCAGATATGGATATGGATGCTGTCATCGATGCGGCCCGTATTGCGGGTATTCATGATTTTGTCTTGTCGCTGCCTGATGGTTACAACACCATGCTGGGCGTCGATGCAGTACAGCTTTCCGCGGGGCAGACGCAGCGGGTCGGGCTCGCCCGCGCCGTCTACGGCGACCCCTTTCTTGTTGTCCTTGACGAACCGAATGCCAATCTCGATTCGCAAGGCGATCAAGCCCTCAACAATGCAATCGAACAGCTTAAGCAACGCGGCACGGTCTGTGTGATTATCGCACACCGTCCAAGTGCCATCCTTCATGCTGACAA
The DNA window shown above is from Pseudomonadota bacterium and carries:
- a CDS encoding type I secretion system permease/ATPase; translation: MNSNPLADAFKSLRSTLWSVGLVSAVTNLLMLTGPIFMLQIYDRVLASRSVPTLLVLTGLVIALYTFMGLFEVIRARMLHRAGEKIDADVNKAAVGVSLDLPRAQPAQQGRIVPVRDLDQIRQFFAGMGPIAVFDLPWLPLYLGVVFLFHPWLGWLASAGALVLLLITLMGEWVLKKPLEQSAGLAAQRDHVLKEGESASQTLYALGMQKRYADRWSDRHGSLLGIQRNVGDHTTVVRSTTKVFRLFLQSAVLALGAYLVILQEITPGVMIAASIISARALAPMEQAIGQWRPFLGARQAFRRLNAFLDAVAKVDEERVPLPAPKQSLTVAQLAIAAPGGQTPLVRHADFGIDAGEVLGVIGPSGSGKSTLGRALVGIWPPVRGSVRLDGAELDQWDAETRGAFVGYLPQDVDLFSGSVAENIARFEADMDMDAVIDAARIAGIHDFVLSLPDGYNTMLGVDAVQLSAGQTQRVGLARAVYGDPFLVVLDEPNANLDSQGDQALNNAIEQLKQRGTVCVIIAHRPSAILHADKVVVMSNGAQASFGPKDEVLKGNVVPIGGAA